Proteins co-encoded in one Kribbella solani genomic window:
- a CDS encoding class I SAM-dependent methyltransferase: MDTPVIPLDRPTVDPAIETHYSSRWDEAARLSSTVKGRLEQARLYDFLGQWFPPTPARVADIGGGPGVHARWLKEQGHDVVLLDPVQRHVDQANVAGITAELGDGRRLPWSNESFDAALMAGPLYHLPDASGRRLALREAVRVLRPGGVLAAVAINRAANLIGSTLANTLLTRHGIVRDILETGHSADNERMAHCYYHRESELRSELVSAGLRPVNIFGLTGPGGWLTVMIDAHFKGQPYTDKLAEHDPLDTALECSRLADRMPELVASSSLFLAVGQKS, from the coding sequence GTGGATACGCCTGTAATCCCGCTGGATCGGCCGACCGTCGATCCAGCGATCGAGACGCACTACTCAAGCCGTTGGGACGAAGCCGCCCGGCTGAGCTCCACCGTCAAAGGCCGCCTGGAGCAAGCCCGGCTCTACGACTTCCTTGGCCAGTGGTTCCCGCCGACTCCAGCTCGTGTCGCCGATATCGGCGGCGGACCAGGTGTGCACGCTCGCTGGCTCAAGGAGCAGGGGCACGACGTCGTCCTACTCGATCCGGTCCAGCGGCACGTCGACCAGGCCAACGTGGCGGGCATTACGGCTGAGCTTGGCGACGGTCGCCGGCTGCCATGGTCCAACGAGTCGTTCGATGCCGCACTCATGGCCGGGCCGCTGTATCACCTCCCGGACGCCAGCGGCCGTCGCTTGGCTCTGCGCGAGGCCGTGCGGGTGCTGCGACCGGGCGGCGTGCTGGCCGCAGTGGCGATCAACCGCGCAGCCAACCTGATCGGTTCGACGCTAGCCAACACGCTTCTCACCCGTCACGGCATCGTGCGCGACATCTTGGAGACCGGCCACAGTGCTGACAACGAGCGGATGGCGCACTGCTACTACCACCGCGAGAGCGAGCTGCGTAGTGAGCTGGTGAGCGCTGGCCTGCGGCCGGTCAACATCTTCGGTCTCACCGGCCCTGGCGGCTGGCTCACCGTCATGATCGACGCTCACTTCAAAGGTCAGCCCTACACCGACAAGTTGGCCGAGCATGACCCGCTCGACACAGCACTGGAGTGCTCGCGCCTGGCCGACCGCATGCCCGAACTGGTGGCATCAAGTTCGCTGTTCCTGGCCGTTGGTCAGAAGAGCTGA